In one window of Rhinoderma darwinii isolate aRhiDar2 chromosome 7, aRhiDar2.hap1, whole genome shotgun sequence DNA:
- the SSX2IP gene encoding afadin- and alpha-actinin-binding protein isoform X2 — MGDWRTSNMPESESRIISRYNSEPRMTDSTFLQPAFSIAKMSPETNFCNEDNVEQCITYIDQELITFGFPSLQTLSKNGGGRRLHVVSIMNCIHELLQQHTRDLRRREDVEMQLLKVNSDLEHLQNSHSKLRDQLDLTKRENAALLERERQQQCKNHNLLQLLKNEKEEAQKLQNIMASRSTQHNHNMKRKEREFNKLKERLYQLVMDKRDKKISIDVLNYVGRADGKRMAWRTSKTDAKNEEEMYKVLLSDYEQRQKQLMLENAELKKVLQQMKKEMISILSPQKPKTKEKLEDSLGPAFSDGEDDTADSSKDNLTELSCEAVREQLVNSIRQQWRILKSHVEKLDHQASQVRVASPDRKGLISREDHEKELEQLKEEIQSCKETINNQQHLLQDCYLLEDQERIQQEWKLFDEQKENFEKERRNFTEAAIRLGHERKMFEEDRALWLKHQFLNMTLFSDRKSSEHCQSLRALSPDHESHNSQSKSLQSNRRPSSSGDVTRTIGKSLPAIPATKQPLYRTARIDSNGSDL, encoded by the exons ATGGGCGACTGGAGGACGTCAAACATGCCAGAATCCG AAAGCAGAATTATTTCACGATACAACTCGGAGCCCAGAATGACTGACTCCACCTTCCTACAGCCCGCTTTCAGCATAGCCAAAATGTCTCCAGAAACAAACTTCTGTAATGAAGATAACGTAGAGCAGTGTATAACCTACATCGACCAG GAGCTTATAACATTCGGGTTCCCTTCATTACAAACCCTGTCCAAAAATGGTGGCGGAAGGAGGCTGCATGTAGTGTCCATTATGAACTGTATCCACGAGCTGCTCCAGCAGCACACCCGTGACCTGAGAAGACGAGAAGATGTAGAAATGCAGCTACTTAAAGTTAATAGTGATTTGGAGCATCTGCAGAACAGTCACAGCAAACTTAGG GATCAGCTGGATCTAACAAAACGAGAAAACGCGGCTCTCCTGGAGAGAGAACGACAGCAGCAGTGCAAAAATCACAACCTTCTCCAGCTGCTGAAGAACGAAAAAGAGGAG GCGCAGAAACTGCAGAACATCATGGCCAGTCGTTCCACTCAGCATAATCATAATATGAAGAGGAAGGAGCGGGAATTTAACAAGCTGAAGGAAAGACTGTACCAACTGGTGATGGACAAGAGAGACAAAAAGATCT CCATCGATGTGCTGAACTACGTAGGTCGAGCTGATGGCAAGAGGATGGCTTGGAGAACAAGCAAAACCGATGCCAA AAATGAAGAGGAGATGTACAAGGTTCTACTCAGCGACTACGAAcagagacagaagcagctaatgtTGGAGAATGCGGAACTGAAGAAAGTCCTGCAGCAAATGAAAAAAGAAATGATCTCCATCCTCAGCCCACAGAAACCGAAAACTAAAGAGAAGCTGGAGGATAGTCTTGGCCCA GCTTTTTCGGATGGGGAAGATGATACCGCAGACTCCAGTAAAGACAACCTGACTGAATTATCGTGTGAGGCGGTCAGAGAGCAGCTGGTTAACAGCATCCGTCAGCAGTGGCGCATACTGAAGAGTCACGTGGAGAAGCTGGACCACCAAG CTTCTCAAGTACGTGTGGCATCCCCAGATCGTAAAGGTTTGATTTCCAGGGAAGATCATGAAAAGGAGCTCGAACAATTAAAAGAGGAAATTCAAAGCTGTAAAGAAACCATAAATAACCAGCAGCACCTGTTACAG GATTGCTACCTCCTAGAAGACCAGGAGCGGATCCAGCAAGAATGGAAACTGTTTGACGAGCAGAAGGAAAACTTTGAAAAGGAAAGAAGAAATTTCACCGAAGCTGCGATACGTCTTGGTCATGAG AGAAAAATGTTTGAGGAAGACCGAGCATTGTGGTTAAAACACCAGTTCTTGAATATGACCTTGTTTTCTGACCGGAAGAGCTCCGAGCACTGCCAATCTCTAAGGGCCTTAA GCCCTGATCACGAATCTCACAATAGCCAATCGAAGTCTCTGCAAAGTAACCGCCGCCCATCATCTTCAGGAGATGTGACTAGAACCATTGGAAAATCACTGCCAGCTATTCCTGCCACTAAACAGCCTCTTTACAG AACTGCTCGAATTGATTCAAATGGCAGCGACTTGTGA
- the SSX2IP gene encoding afadin- and alpha-actinin-binding protein isoform X3, protein MTDSTFLQPAFSIAKMSPETNFCNEDNVEQCITYIDQELITFGFPSLQTLSKNGGGRRLHVVSIMNCIHELLQQHTRDLRRREDVEMQLLKVNSDLEHLQNSHSKLRDQLDLTKRENAALLERERQQQCKNHNLLQLLKNEKEEAQKLQNIMASRSTQHNHNMKRKEREFNKLKERLYQLVMDKRDKKISIDVLNYVGRADGKRMAWRTSKTDAKNEEEMYKVLLSDYEQRQKQLMLENAELKKVLQQMKKEMISILSPQKPKTKEKLEDSLGPAFSDGEDDTADSSKDNLTELSCEAVREQLVNSIRQQWRILKSHVEKLDHQASQVRVASPDRKGLISREDHEKELEQLKEEIQSCKETINNQQHLLQQQVVVASDDDTSTLLQDCYLLEDQERIQQEWKLFDEQKENFEKERRNFTEAAIRLGHERKMFEEDRALWLKHQFLNMTLFSDRKSSEHCQSLRALSPDHESHNSQSKSLQSNRRPSSSGDVTRTIGKSLPAIPATKQPLYRTARIDSNGSDL, encoded by the exons ATGACTGACTCCACCTTCCTACAGCCCGCTTTCAGCATAGCCAAAATGTCTCCAGAAACAAACTTCTGTAATGAAGATAACGTAGAGCAGTGTATAACCTACATCGACCAG GAGCTTATAACATTCGGGTTCCCTTCATTACAAACCCTGTCCAAAAATGGTGGCGGAAGGAGGCTGCATGTAGTGTCCATTATGAACTGTATCCACGAGCTGCTCCAGCAGCACACCCGTGACCTGAGAAGACGAGAAGATGTAGAAATGCAGCTACTTAAAGTTAATAGTGATTTGGAGCATCTGCAGAACAGTCACAGCAAACTTAGG GATCAGCTGGATCTAACAAAACGAGAAAACGCGGCTCTCCTGGAGAGAGAACGACAGCAGCAGTGCAAAAATCACAACCTTCTCCAGCTGCTGAAGAACGAAAAAGAGGAG GCGCAGAAACTGCAGAACATCATGGCCAGTCGTTCCACTCAGCATAATCATAATATGAAGAGGAAGGAGCGGGAATTTAACAAGCTGAAGGAAAGACTGTACCAACTGGTGATGGACAAGAGAGACAAAAAGATCT CCATCGATGTGCTGAACTACGTAGGTCGAGCTGATGGCAAGAGGATGGCTTGGAGAACAAGCAAAACCGATGCCAA AAATGAAGAGGAGATGTACAAGGTTCTACTCAGCGACTACGAAcagagacagaagcagctaatgtTGGAGAATGCGGAACTGAAGAAAGTCCTGCAGCAAATGAAAAAAGAAATGATCTCCATCCTCAGCCCACAGAAACCGAAAACTAAAGAGAAGCTGGAGGATAGTCTTGGCCCA GCTTTTTCGGATGGGGAAGATGATACCGCAGACTCCAGTAAAGACAACCTGACTGAATTATCGTGTGAGGCGGTCAGAGAGCAGCTGGTTAACAGCATCCGTCAGCAGTGGCGCATACTGAAGAGTCACGTGGAGAAGCTGGACCACCAAG CTTCTCAAGTACGTGTGGCATCCCCAGATCGTAAAGGTTTGATTTCCAGGGAAGATCATGAAAAGGAGCTCGAACAATTAAAAGAGGAAATTCAAAGCTGTAAAGAAACCATAAATAACCAGCAGCACCTGTTACAG CAACAGGTTGTTGTAGCAAGTGATGATGATACCTCCACCTTGCTGCAGGATTGCTACCTCCTAGAAGACCAGGAGCGGATCCAGCAAGAATGGAAACTGTTTGACGAGCAGAAGGAAAACTTTGAAAAGGAAAGAAGAAATTTCACCGAAGCTGCGATACGTCTTGGTCATGAG AGAAAAATGTTTGAGGAAGACCGAGCATTGTGGTTAAAACACCAGTTCTTGAATATGACCTTGTTTTCTGACCGGAAGAGCTCCGAGCACTGCCAATCTCTAAGGGCCTTAA GCCCTGATCACGAATCTCACAATAGCCAATCGAAGTCTCTGCAAAGTAACCGCCGCCCATCATCTTCAGGAGATGTGACTAGAACCATTGGAAAATCACTGCCAGCTATTCCTGCCACTAAACAGCCTCTTTACAG AACTGCTCGAATTGATTCAAATGGCAGCGACTTGTGA
- the SSX2IP gene encoding afadin- and alpha-actinin-binding protein isoform X1, producing the protein MGDWRTSNMPESESRIISRYNSEPRMTDSTFLQPAFSIAKMSPETNFCNEDNVEQCITYIDQELITFGFPSLQTLSKNGGGRRLHVVSIMNCIHELLQQHTRDLRRREDVEMQLLKVNSDLEHLQNSHSKLRDQLDLTKRENAALLERERQQQCKNHNLLQLLKNEKEEAQKLQNIMASRSTQHNHNMKRKEREFNKLKERLYQLVMDKRDKKISIDVLNYVGRADGKRMAWRTSKTDAKNEEEMYKVLLSDYEQRQKQLMLENAELKKVLQQMKKEMISILSPQKPKTKEKLEDSLGPAFSDGEDDTADSSKDNLTELSCEAVREQLVNSIRQQWRILKSHVEKLDHQASQVRVASPDRKGLISREDHEKELEQLKEEIQSCKETINNQQHLLQQQVVVASDDDTSTLLQDCYLLEDQERIQQEWKLFDEQKENFEKERRNFTEAAIRLGHERKMFEEDRALWLKHQFLNMTLFSDRKSSEHCQSLRALSPDHESHNSQSKSLQSNRRPSSSGDVTRTIGKSLPAIPATKQPLYRTARIDSNGSDL; encoded by the exons ATGGGCGACTGGAGGACGTCAAACATGCCAGAATCCG AAAGCAGAATTATTTCACGATACAACTCGGAGCCCAGAATGACTGACTCCACCTTCCTACAGCCCGCTTTCAGCATAGCCAAAATGTCTCCAGAAACAAACTTCTGTAATGAAGATAACGTAGAGCAGTGTATAACCTACATCGACCAG GAGCTTATAACATTCGGGTTCCCTTCATTACAAACCCTGTCCAAAAATGGTGGCGGAAGGAGGCTGCATGTAGTGTCCATTATGAACTGTATCCACGAGCTGCTCCAGCAGCACACCCGTGACCTGAGAAGACGAGAAGATGTAGAAATGCAGCTACTTAAAGTTAATAGTGATTTGGAGCATCTGCAGAACAGTCACAGCAAACTTAGG GATCAGCTGGATCTAACAAAACGAGAAAACGCGGCTCTCCTGGAGAGAGAACGACAGCAGCAGTGCAAAAATCACAACCTTCTCCAGCTGCTGAAGAACGAAAAAGAGGAG GCGCAGAAACTGCAGAACATCATGGCCAGTCGTTCCACTCAGCATAATCATAATATGAAGAGGAAGGAGCGGGAATTTAACAAGCTGAAGGAAAGACTGTACCAACTGGTGATGGACAAGAGAGACAAAAAGATCT CCATCGATGTGCTGAACTACGTAGGTCGAGCTGATGGCAAGAGGATGGCTTGGAGAACAAGCAAAACCGATGCCAA AAATGAAGAGGAGATGTACAAGGTTCTACTCAGCGACTACGAAcagagacagaagcagctaatgtTGGAGAATGCGGAACTGAAGAAAGTCCTGCAGCAAATGAAAAAAGAAATGATCTCCATCCTCAGCCCACAGAAACCGAAAACTAAAGAGAAGCTGGAGGATAGTCTTGGCCCA GCTTTTTCGGATGGGGAAGATGATACCGCAGACTCCAGTAAAGACAACCTGACTGAATTATCGTGTGAGGCGGTCAGAGAGCAGCTGGTTAACAGCATCCGTCAGCAGTGGCGCATACTGAAGAGTCACGTGGAGAAGCTGGACCACCAAG CTTCTCAAGTACGTGTGGCATCCCCAGATCGTAAAGGTTTGATTTCCAGGGAAGATCATGAAAAGGAGCTCGAACAATTAAAAGAGGAAATTCAAAGCTGTAAAGAAACCATAAATAACCAGCAGCACCTGTTACAG CAACAGGTTGTTGTAGCAAGTGATGATGATACCTCCACCTTGCTGCAGGATTGCTACCTCCTAGAAGACCAGGAGCGGATCCAGCAAGAATGGAAACTGTTTGACGAGCAGAAGGAAAACTTTGAAAAGGAAAGAAGAAATTTCACCGAAGCTGCGATACGTCTTGGTCATGAG AGAAAAATGTTTGAGGAAGACCGAGCATTGTGGTTAAAACACCAGTTCTTGAATATGACCTTGTTTTCTGACCGGAAGAGCTCCGAGCACTGCCAATCTCTAAGGGCCTTAA GCCCTGATCACGAATCTCACAATAGCCAATCGAAGTCTCTGCAAAGTAACCGCCGCCCATCATCTTCAGGAGATGTGACTAGAACCATTGGAAAATCACTGCCAGCTATTCCTGCCACTAAACAGCCTCTTTACAG AACTGCTCGAATTGATTCAAATGGCAGCGACTTGTGA